The genomic stretch CTCCCCACAGCCTGTACAGGCCTGGCTGTCGATCCGGTAAATTCCACCGCTTTCCTGGATGGCCCCCATAGGGCAGACCACCGCACACTCCCCACATTGGTCGCACACCAGCACCTGGTAGGAAGCCTCCCGGGGTAACAAGCTTCGCACGCGCAATGCAGCCTTCTTGCAATTGTTATCGCTGTGCTTACTGAGGGCGCACATGAGCTCGCAGAGCCGGCATCCAGAACATTTTCCGCCTCGCACCGAAAGCTTCACTCCGATACCCCCTCGGAAACACAAGAACCCAGCGCTTCGACTCCCTACCGTCCCGGTAATGGGAGCGCTGGGTTCCGCCTGCTCAACTTGGCCTACCTGCCCACGGTCGGCCAACACAAGCGAACTGCAGCCTGTTCAGTTGTCCAGCTTGCGTGCTTAATTCGACATGCCCACGCGAAATCCTCCTAAGTTTCGCTCGGGACACCGCCGGTAAGGAGCAAACTTGTAACCGTACCTTATAACCCCCTCCTGCACGTACAGCCGCCTTAGAACCGCCTTCACCGGCAATCCCGAGTCGACATCCTCGGGAGGACACGCGATCTGCGCTATCACCCGCGGTCCCTCGTCCAGTTCAACCACACCCACCACGTACCGACCGACTGCCCGTGCTTGGTCTGTGAACTCCGGAGGAGCAACCGCCCCTTCGATGACGGTGAAAGAATACACCCTCCCCCGCCCCGAAAGCACATGTTCTTCGAACTCAGTTCCACGGCACCCGGGACACACGCCCTTTGGAGGGAAAATCACCGCCCCGCACCTCGTACACCTGATCCCCACAAGCCGGTACCTCTGCGGCACAGTGCGCTGGTACATGGGCACAGACACATGAGCGCCCATAGCATTGTCCCCCCATTTGCTAAGAAACTCGGCGACGCAGATGATCGGTGAACGCAATGTAGCTGAAGCCCTCGGAGGGAACCGCCACCACCGGGCTGGAGGTCACCTCAAGCGCCACCGCATCCGCCGCCTGGCCCGACCCCCAACAAACCAGCAGGACCTTGTCCCCGCATTCCAGCACCGGCACTGCCGCCACCAGCGCCGCAAAGGGACCCGCGCTACCCAAATCGCCCCAACGCGCCGCAACGACCGCCGGATTCACCTGCTCCGCTCTCAACCCCAGCATCCTCGCGAGTTGGACTGGCGTCCTAGCATCCAACTGGGGTAGGATCACCAGCTTGAAGCGCTCCAAGGTTTCTCCCAGGAGTACTGTGATACCATTAACAGCTTCCACCACTGCAGTTCGCAGAGCTGACTGAGCATAATCACGCAACTCCAGGTCTTGGGGGTTCAGAGAACCGGTGGGTCTAAAGCGCATGCCCAGGGACTCGCTCGCGAAGGAATACCACCCCAGCAGCCTCGCCCACCCTTGCGGCGCCAGTACGAGGGCGGCTGCTCCTGCCCCCAGGGCATGCTCTGCAGCCTCACAGGGATCCGCCCAGGGGGCCTCCGAACTCACGACCAGCACCGCACCTCGCTCAAGCGCCACCTGGCGGGCTGCACATACCAGCGCCTCGGTGCCTGCACGCGCCGAGGTCGTGCATTCGCAGCAAAACACACCGGCATTCAGCCCGAGGGCCTCCCTGAGAGTTGACGCCTGAACCTTCTCTGCATAGGGGAGCGTGGTGGAAGCGAGGTAAAGGCCCCCGACATCCCCTCCGACGCTACCACCTCCCGCGGCGGCCTCCAGGGCCGCCCTCGCCGCCTCAACAGCCATGGTCACCGCGTCCTCATCGAAGTCGGCCACCGCCTTTTCATCCACACCAGGAGCGGAAAAGGTGCCCAGGGATTTAACATACTCCTGCCGCTTGATCCTCAACGCAGGCAGGTACACCGCGCACGACCGTACGTAGACCGGAGCTTCAAAGCGACCGCCCATCACGATGCACCCCCGCGAAACACGAATACCACCGCCGTGCCGCCGGAGCCGCCCACGTTGTGCGTCAGGCCCACCTCCGCCCCCGGCACCTGCCGCTGCCCCGCCGTCCCGCGCAACTGGTTGAA from Bacillota bacterium encodes the following:
- a CDS encoding Zn-ribbon domain-containing OB-fold protein — protein: MGAHVSVPMYQRTVPQRYRLVGIRCTRCGAVIFPPKGVCPGCRGTEFEEHVLSGRGRVYSFTVIEGAVAPPEFTDQARAVGRYVVGVVELDEGPRVIAQIACPPEDVDSGLPVKAVLRRLYVQEGVIRYGYKFAPYRRCPERNLGGFRVGMSN
- a CDS encoding 4Fe-4S binding protein: MLADRGQVGQVEQAEPSAPITGTVGSRSAGFLCFRGGIGVKLSVRGGKCSGCRLCELMCALSKHSDNNCKKAALRVRSLLPREASYQVLVCDQCGECAVVCPMGAIQESGGIYRIDSQACTGCGE